In a single window of the Coffea eugenioides isolate CCC68of chromosome 3, Ceug_1.0, whole genome shotgun sequence genome:
- the LOC113765289 gene encoding aldehyde dehydrogenase 22A1 isoform X2 translates to MAFWWPLLVLAFAFVICKFLLMLVPSNVPSINVDASDVLGNGNQTDENSYIYIPSRRQTDKVKCYEPATMKYLGHFPALKPDEVKERVAQARKAQKIWAKSSFKQRRQFLRILLKYIIEHQDLICEISSRDTGKTMVDASLGEILTTCEKITWLLSEGERWLKPEYRSCGRSMLHKTAKVEFYPLGVIGAIVSWNYPFHNIFNPMLAAVFSGNSIVIKVSENASWSGCFYMRIIQTALAAVGAPENLVEVITGFAETGEALVSAVDKIIFVGSPGVGRMIMRKASDTLIPVTLELGGKDAFIVCEDVDVPHVAQVAARAALQSSGQNCAGAERFYVHKDVYSSFVAEVVKIVKSVAVGPPLAGKYDMGAICMQEHSEKLQNLVNDAVQKGAEVVGRGSVGNIGEDAVDQYFPPTVIVNVNHSMKLMQEEAFGPVLPIMKFNSDEEAVKLANDSKYGLGCAVFSGSQHRAKQIASQLHCGVAAVNDFASTYMCQSLPFGGVKDSGFGRFAGIEGLRACCLVKSVVEDRWWPFIKTKIPKPIQRRMVLSFKFPWWKLFMA, encoded by the exons ATGGCGTTTTGGTGGCCGTTGCTGGTGCTTGCATTCGCATTCGTGATCTGTAAATTCCTGTTGATGCTCGTTCCTTCCAATGTGCCTTCTATCAACGTCGATGCCTCTGACG TGTTGGGTAACGGAAATCAGACGGACGAGAACAGCTACATATAT ATACCTTCAAGGCGGCAGACAGACAAAGTTAAGTGCTATGAGCCTGCAACAATGAAGTACCTTGGCCACTTCCCTGCATTAAAACCTGATGAG GTTAAGGAGAGGGTAGCACAGGCAAGGAAAGCTCAAAAGATATGGGCAAAAAGTAGCTTCAAGCAGAGGCGCCAGTTTCTGAGGATCCTTCTGAAGTATATAATTGAACATCAAGATCTTATATGCGA AATTTCTTCAAGGGATACTGGGAAGACCATGGTGGATGCGTCATTGGGGGAGATATTGACAACTTGTGAGAAAATTACATGGCTTCTTTCAGAGGGTGAAAGGTGGCTAAAGCCTGAATACAG ATCATGTGGAAGATCAATGCTTCACAAGACAGCCAAGGTGGAGTTTTATCCCCTTGGTGTAATTGGTGCTATTGTCTCGTGGAATTATCCTTTTCATAATATTTTCAACCCAATGTTGGCGGCAGTATTCTCAGGAAACAGCATTGTGATTAAG GTTTCGGAAAATGCAAGTTGGTCAGGATGTTTTTATATGAGAATTATTCAGACAGCCCTTGCTGCTGTAGGAGCTCCTGAAAACCTGGTTGAAGTTATAACTGG GTTTGCTGAAACTGGAGAAGCCTTAGTGTCTGCAGTTGACAAAATTATATTTGTCGGATCACCTGGTGTGGGTAGAATG ATAATGCGGAAAGCTTCAGATACATTAATACCAGTTACACTTGAGCTTGGTGGAAAAGATGCATTTATTGTCTGCGAAGATGTGGATGTGCCTCAT GTTGCACAAGTTGCTGCTAGGGCTGCTCTCCAATCAAGTGGGCAAAATTGTGCGGGTGCTGAGAGATTCTATGTTCATAAGGATGTTTATTCTTCATTTGTTGCTGAAGTTGTCAAAATTGTAAAATCTGTTGCTGTT GGCCCTCCACTGGCTGGGAAGTATGACATGGGAGCCATATGCATGCAGGAGCATTCCGAAAAGCTCCAAAATCTTGTAAATGATGCCGTGCAGAAAGGAGCTGAAGTTGTCGGGCGAGGAAGTGTCGGAAATATTGGTGAAGATGCTGTTGATCAGTATTTCCCACCTACTGTTATTGTAAATGTGAACCACTCTATGAAGTTGATGCAGGAGGAG GCATTTGGACCAGTTTTGCCAATAATGAAATTCAATTCTGATGAAGAGGCTGTCAAGCTAGCAAATGATTCAAAATATGGACTTGGTTGTGCTGTTTTTTCTGGCAGTCAACATCGGGCCAAACAAATTGCTTCACAGTTACATTGTGGTGTTGCTGCAGTTAATGACTTTGCTTCAACTTACATGTGTCAG tctTTGCCATTTGGTGGTGTAAAAGACAGTGGCTTTGGAAGATTTGCTGGCATAGAAGGCTTGCGAGCTTGCTGCCTTGTAAAGTCAGTCGTGGAGGATAGATGGTGGCCATTTATCAAAACCAAGATACCAAAGCCTATTCAG CGGAGAATGGTTTTGAGTTTCAAGTTTCCCTGGTGGAAGCTCTTTATGGCTTGA
- the LOC113764760 gene encoding universal stress protein PHOS32, which translates to MEAERKVGVAVDFSACSKKALQWAVDNVARKGDHLVLVNVQPEGYYESGEMQLWETTGSPLIPLVEFSDPHVMKKYGVHPDAETLEIVTCAAREKEIVVLLKIYWGDAREKLCESIDKIPLDCIVIGNRGLGKLKRAIMGSVSNYVVNNASCPVTVVKNVEHD; encoded by the exons atggaAGCAGAGAGGAAGGTTGGGGTGGCTGTAGATTTCTCGGCATGCAGCAAGAAAGCACTTCAATGGGCGGTGGATAACGTTGCCCGGAAAGGAGATCATCTAGTCCTTGTTAACGTACAGCCTGAAGGCTATTATGAATCAGGAGAGATGCAACTTTGGGAGACCACTGGTTCTC CCTTGATCCCTTTAGTGGAATTCTCTGACCCCCATGTCATGAAGAAGTATGGGGTTCACCCTGACGCAGAAACATTGGAGATTGTTACTTGTGCTGCTAGGGAGAAGGAG ATTGTGGTGCTCCTGAAAATTTACTGGGGAGATGCTCGGGAGAAGCTATGTGAATCCATTGACAAAATACCCCTGGACTGCATTGTTATTGGGAACAGAGGCCTTGGCAAGCTCAAGAG GGCTATCATGGGCAGCGTTAGCAACTACGTGGTAAATAATGCTTCTTGCCCTGTGACAGTTGTGAAGAATGTTGAACATGATTGA
- the LOC113765289 gene encoding aldehyde dehydrogenase 22A1 isoform X1: protein MAFWWPLLVLAFAFVICKFLLMLVPSNVPSINVDASDVLGNGNQTDENSYIYIPSRRQTDKVKCYEPATMKYLGHFPALKPDEVKERVAQARKAQKIWAKSSFKQRRQFLRILLKYIIEHQDLICEISSRDTGKTMVDASLGEILTTCEKITWLLSEGERWLKPEYRSCGRSMLHKTAKVEFYPLGVIGAIVSWNYPFHNIFNPMLAAVFSGNSIVIKVSENASWSGCFYMRIIQTALAAVGAPENLVEVITGFAETGEALVSAVDKIIFVGSPGVGRMIMRKASDTLIPVTLELGGKDAFIVCEDVDVPHVAQVAARAALQSSGQNCAGAERFYVHKDVYSSFVAEVVKIVKSVAVGPPLAGKYDMGAICMQEHSEKLQNLVNDAVQKGAEVVGRGSVGNIGEDAVDQYFPPTVIVNVNHSMKLMQEEAFGPVLPIMKFNSDEEAVKLANDSKYGLGCAVFSGSQHRAKQIASQLHCGVAAVNDFASTYMCQSLPFGGVKDSGFGRFAGIEGLRACCLVKSVVEDRWWPFIKTKIPKPIQYPVAENGFEFQVSLVEALYGLNILDRLRALVNVLKILTEQNPSINYKRRNE, encoded by the exons ATGGCGTTTTGGTGGCCGTTGCTGGTGCTTGCATTCGCATTCGTGATCTGTAAATTCCTGTTGATGCTCGTTCCTTCCAATGTGCCTTCTATCAACGTCGATGCCTCTGACG TGTTGGGTAACGGAAATCAGACGGACGAGAACAGCTACATATAT ATACCTTCAAGGCGGCAGACAGACAAAGTTAAGTGCTATGAGCCTGCAACAATGAAGTACCTTGGCCACTTCCCTGCATTAAAACCTGATGAG GTTAAGGAGAGGGTAGCACAGGCAAGGAAAGCTCAAAAGATATGGGCAAAAAGTAGCTTCAAGCAGAGGCGCCAGTTTCTGAGGATCCTTCTGAAGTATATAATTGAACATCAAGATCTTATATGCGA AATTTCTTCAAGGGATACTGGGAAGACCATGGTGGATGCGTCATTGGGGGAGATATTGACAACTTGTGAGAAAATTACATGGCTTCTTTCAGAGGGTGAAAGGTGGCTAAAGCCTGAATACAG ATCATGTGGAAGATCAATGCTTCACAAGACAGCCAAGGTGGAGTTTTATCCCCTTGGTGTAATTGGTGCTATTGTCTCGTGGAATTATCCTTTTCATAATATTTTCAACCCAATGTTGGCGGCAGTATTCTCAGGAAACAGCATTGTGATTAAG GTTTCGGAAAATGCAAGTTGGTCAGGATGTTTTTATATGAGAATTATTCAGACAGCCCTTGCTGCTGTAGGAGCTCCTGAAAACCTGGTTGAAGTTATAACTGG GTTTGCTGAAACTGGAGAAGCCTTAGTGTCTGCAGTTGACAAAATTATATTTGTCGGATCACCTGGTGTGGGTAGAATG ATAATGCGGAAAGCTTCAGATACATTAATACCAGTTACACTTGAGCTTGGTGGAAAAGATGCATTTATTGTCTGCGAAGATGTGGATGTGCCTCAT GTTGCACAAGTTGCTGCTAGGGCTGCTCTCCAATCAAGTGGGCAAAATTGTGCGGGTGCTGAGAGATTCTATGTTCATAAGGATGTTTATTCTTCATTTGTTGCTGAAGTTGTCAAAATTGTAAAATCTGTTGCTGTT GGCCCTCCACTGGCTGGGAAGTATGACATGGGAGCCATATGCATGCAGGAGCATTCCGAAAAGCTCCAAAATCTTGTAAATGATGCCGTGCAGAAAGGAGCTGAAGTTGTCGGGCGAGGAAGTGTCGGAAATATTGGTGAAGATGCTGTTGATCAGTATTTCCCACCTACTGTTATTGTAAATGTGAACCACTCTATGAAGTTGATGCAGGAGGAG GCATTTGGACCAGTTTTGCCAATAATGAAATTCAATTCTGATGAAGAGGCTGTCAAGCTAGCAAATGATTCAAAATATGGACTTGGTTGTGCTGTTTTTTCTGGCAGTCAACATCGGGCCAAACAAATTGCTTCACAGTTACATTGTGGTGTTGCTGCAGTTAATGACTTTGCTTCAACTTACATGTGTCAG tctTTGCCATTTGGTGGTGTAAAAGACAGTGGCTTTGGAAGATTTGCTGGCATAGAAGGCTTGCGAGCTTGCTGCCTTGTAAAGTCAGTCGTGGAGGATAGATGGTGGCCATTTATCAAAACCAAGATACCAAAGCCTATTCAG TATCCTGTAGCGGAGAATGGTTTTGAGTTTCAAGTTTCCCTGGTGGAAGCTCTTTATGGCTTGAACATCTTGGACCGTTTGAGAGCATTGGTGAATGTTTTGAAGATCCTTACAGAGCAGAACCCCTCCATAAACTACAAGAGGAGAAATGAATGA